The Molothrus aeneus isolate 106 chromosome 10, BPBGC_Maene_1.0, whole genome shotgun sequence genomic interval TTTATCTTGTCATCCTCTAACAGCGCTGAATGGATGGTGCATCAGGCAAAAAGACAGGGAATAAGCAaaactgggagagaaaaggCCCTTCCTCCAGCAGGATGCTCTCAGAATCTCTGTGCAAAGACTACAAAAACAAACAGCCCCACCCAACACCTCAGGCACCTTTTCTCCTTCCCCCGAAGTACCTGACAGGTTTAACACAGaactctcctgctgcagcttaTCATTTCCTTTCAGTCTTGCAGGGATTCAGTGCAAGAAGCTCTCAGGACATGCCAAGGGACACGGGTACAAGACAGGGCAGACCTTCACAGGGGAGTCTGACCATGCCTGGAATGCTGTCTACCTTGAGGGAAGGTGGCATTTACTGGACAGCACCTGGGGGAGCGGGTCTGTGGATGATTCCTTCACCAAGTTCACCCACAGGTAAAGGCCTTCCTCTCTCTGAGTACACAAACCCTCCacaaaggcagaaggaaagccGATGGGATTGGCAAACCAAACAGGCACATTTGGGGCCATAAGAAGACCCAAAGCTGTCACAGCAGATGTCACAGTATGTGCTGCAGTCAAAAGGGCCACAATACACAGAGTGTCACCATACAAGCACTCACCCAAACACAATAACACCTTACCTCACCAGAAGGCTTCAGGCATCTGCCCATAAACAGTAACGCCACggcacttcagaaggctgcaagagTCTGCTCCTCCTGTTCTtgagcccagccttttatcccctcctgttgatgcactgcacctgtgtgccctctgctccctttggtggttgggcagtgcccctgggcactccatggctcattgctgtcagtgctgctcacctgctgctcacagctgtgcccattgAGGCTCAGCCCCACTCTCAATTACCACAAACCGTGTGCCTACACAAAGGCATGAGCAAGGTAGCCAGGCTGTCTGTACAAGGCATGGAGCATAGCCTGTAGAGAGGTAGTTGCCCTGAGCAGCAAGTCACAAACTGCTAGAAGCCAGCTGGGTTTGCTTGTCACATCTTCAGTTTAGGCAATAGTCTGTGGCACTCGAGTCACAGCTTTTGTGAATTGATTGCACTCAACACCCAGTGACTCCCTCTTTTTCCAGGAGCCTGTGGGTGCAAGGGAATAGTGCAAATACCCAGGGTTTATCCTAAAGCTCAGCATTTGCCCTGGAAACAGAAGACCAAAGCTCAGGTTTCTTCTCTGCCTGGGGAATTTCAAACCCATGGATCTCAGTTTATCAGCAGCTCAAACCACTCCAACATCCTCCTGCTGAAACCACCACCACGCGGGGGAAGAATTCCCTGTTTGTAATAACTCATTTTCCCTAatttctcccttctcccaggTACAATGAGTTTTACTTTCTGACTCACCCGGCCCTGTTCATTAACAATCACTTCCCAGACAACAGTAACTGGCAGCTCCTTAAGCCCACGCTGACGCTCAAGGAGTTTGAGAACAACATGCTGCACAACAGCAACTTCTAcacgctggggctgctggccgCCCGCCCGGACACCCCAATCATCCAAACAGGTAACGGAGAGGCCATGGAGCATCTTCCCACACCCAACACACACCACCGTGCACCTCCTCAGGCAATGCTGAGTGAGTCCAGCAGCTCTTTTAACATAAAACCACTCAGGTGACACAACTGAACATTTAAACCCCCCTCCCTTGGATcaagagctgcaggaatttAACTGGATGGCTAATTTGTGAATGCTAAAAACAGAGTCAAAACTTATGGACATCAACATTTTAGAATGTAATGAAGACTTCAAGCTGTTTGGGAACAGGCTCACAGGGAGGTGGATTAATCTCATTCTACATACTGGAGAGTTCCTGCAATTTGaagctcctgggagcagctaCTGGGCTGGCAATCAGGTCTAATCACCTCTAATTCAGCTCTCCATGATCACAGAATTCCATaatagtttgagttggaagggaccttagagcccatctcattccaaccctccaccatgggcagggacaccttctactagaccaggttgccccaaaccccatccaatctggcctgATGGTACTTTCAGTTACATTTCACACAGGCTTTCACATTCTAGCTGACCACAGCTCCCTGTCAGGGTGTATCAGAACAGGGTAAATGCACATCTCCCAAACAAAGGCCACTCTCATTCTTTCTGAGGGACACTGGTCTAAGCGGACAGATGACAATCTGTGACCTGCCAGTTGCAGCTCTTGGTTTTACTTCTAGAGAAACAGCAATTTACTGGGCCAGATTAACCTTCTCAGAACAGGGGGTACATTAGGGTTAAAAACTGACACTCCTATGCAGCCTCTTTTCTTTTGTACTTCCCAGTAAATGGAAAAGCCTCTGTGTCCGTGGACTGCCGTTCTGGCACGTTATTTATGTTTAAGCTGAAGGGAACAGATGAACACGGTTTGATGACTTTGAAACGACACGGAATGGAGCTGGATATCTACCCACAGCAGACAGGGAGCCACAAGCTGGAGATCTTTGCCAAGCCCTCCAAGGCTGAGGCTGCGGATGACGTCTACAAGTGCGTGCTGGAGTACGTGGTGGAGTGCGAGTCCGTGGACAAGGCCATGTGCTTCCCCAAGGAGCTGCACCAGCCCGTGGGGCCCAGCTGGTTCTCCGAGCGCCAGGGCTTCCTGCGGCCATCCCACAGCCAGCCCATCCTGCACACCAACGACGGGCGCTGCTCCCTCACCTTCACCCTGAGCAAAGACATCAGCGTGCTGACCTCGCTGCACACcgatggcagcagcagcctcagcgaGGACATGGGCAGGCGGCACGTGCTGCAGATCCACCGCAGGAACCAGATCGAGCTGAAGGTCCATCTCCCGCACGCAGGGAACTTCGTGCTCAAAATCTACTCCAAGAAGAAGTCGGACCCTGGTAATTACGATTACATCTTCAACTACCTCATCAGGTGCCTGAACACAGAGGTGAAGTGGCCAGCCTTCCCCCAGAGCTACAGCAAGTGGCTGCAAGACTACGAGATCCTGGAGCCGCTCTCGGGCCTGCTGCCGGCCAACCGCAACGTGCAGTTCAAACTCAAAATGCACGGCGTCGCCAAGGTGCTGGTCCAGGCTGAGAACACCTACCCTATGACCCAGAACAAGGGCTGCTGGGAGGGAACCTGCAACACCTCGGGGTGCAGAGAGGTGTTTGTGATGGTGCACGAGAACGCCAACCACAGCTTCTACTCGCACGTCCTCAAATACGAAGTTGAGACCCAGTAACACCCACTCCTTGTTCTTTCACTCACCTGCATGAACTGACCTCCCCAACAtgccccaaaccagcacagctttAGGAGATTGCTCATTCTCTCAACCAAATCTGTTCTTTCAACAAATGCAGGACAACACTTGCAGGCTTTTGCCAGACTGCAGGTTCAAAGATGGTCAAGGAAGCAGAAAATCCTGTTaaaaaaaggagcagcagtggaAGACATGAGATAAAACCATCACCTACATTTCAGTAACGCTGTCCAGACAAATATTTAGAAGAATACAACTGACTGTCTGCAGGGCAttctgtgccagcagggattGCTGGTTTCCAAGTTATGGACCATAAGAAAAGTCTTACTAGGGCTACTCCAAGAATTCACCTAGTTGTGGGGCAGGATGAAGAAAGTGTTCCCTGGTTTTGAGCAGCAACATTGGACACGAGGAACTTCAGGATATTTAAACCAACGTTCATTATAACTGTAGTCAAGTTGCAAAATACATCCGAGGAGAGAGAAGAGTTAGGAAGAAGATACAACATGAAGTTTCCTTGTGCACTTCACTGTCTTACAGATTTCAATAATACTGGAAAAATTCTTTTTACACTGACTCTTAAATacaataaacaaaattatttttacctttttataTTAGAGTATTGTAGAGACTTTTTCTGCTGTAATTACATCTGAAGCATATAGGTGTTTCCATAaggaaaattaaagtaaaaatgaGAGTAAAGTTCTCAGAAATCACTCCTTCCTCCAACCTGTCTATGCAATACTGCAGCTATAAACTGATGGGGTCACATGGGACAGCAGGCTGAGTGACATTATTATCATGTAACAAATCATTTGGTGCTGTACTCTTGGAAAACACCTCCATGCACAAGGCAAAGAGGGGCTTCTGCTGAATCCCACCACAACTGCACATCCTGAGATGGAGCAATATTTTCATAACTGATTCAGATGCCTGTGAGCGTTAGCATGACCCAAGAGGTATTATGTTTGAGCTTGTATTGAAAATAAACTTGTTATGTTTTTGCACTCTGTTTCATTGACCAAACAATATGAATTCTCTTCCTAAAGCTGCTGTATCTTCCATGCAAAAGAGGTGGGTTATTCCTACATTCCCTCCTTAGTGACTGGGTGGCAGGAATTACTCACAGGGCTGCCCACCTGTAGCAGGCTCACTCCTACATTATTCCTTTGGCCCTAGCACCCCATGTGAGCAGGTTAAGTACCTGCAGCCAGATTCCAGGGTCAGCACTCTCTGTGAGGATgcaggctgctgcagacaggAGCTGCAAGCATAAACACCACATGTAAGCTAACAGGGCTTACTCCAGGGTAAGCTGGGAGCACAGCAAAACTTCGGGGTCTTTTTGTACTTGGCGACAAGAGGCTCCATATGCAACATAAAAGTAGATTTTAAGTCCTCCCCTAAACAGCTCAGTGTCTTTGCCCTCAAAAactggtggcagcagctcctccctgcaggaacaCTCACAAGCCGTGGAGCCCAGCAGGCTCCCACTCCCTGGGCATCAGCACAGACTGAGCAGCACAGATGCAAGGCAGATCTTTTGTTTGCCTAAGGACCTTGAAGGCTAAAGCAAGTATTGTCTGTCAGCACAGACAGTCCTGGTTTATTTTGGTGCCTGGCAGAAGGGTTCTTTTTTCTCAGATCCCACTTTTCAGATCAAGGACGATACACTGCAGTAGCTTTCATTTCACAGGTCAAGCTGGTCCagtcaagtttgttacttcttACAATGGCAGGATAAGGAAGCATCCCAGAGAGTTTAGTGACTAAAGAAAACAACTACCAAACAGGGTCAAGAATACCAAAGTACAGACACTGTTCATGGAACCACACATTTGATGCTCACAAATAGGCACAAGCACACAGTCACTTGGGTAAAACCTCTCTGCAGGTAAGGTTCTCAGAACTTTGAACTATGAATGCGGTCCCTGCTCCTTGTCTCAAAGACTCACTTCCACAAGCCCTCTCTCTAAGCTTTATTTGTGTCTCAAGATGGCAGGGGGAACAAAAACTGACCCCAAGAGAGCAGACAGGACAGTTTATTGCCCCCTATTTAGCACAGCCTCAGGGAGTATTCCCCGTTCCTGCAACCCAGTCTGCAAAACTCAGGTACCTGCAATTGCACACATCTACAGAGTCCCAGATTCTTTAACTCCTCAAAGCAAGGAGTGACCCCCAAGCACTGTCACACCCACAGCAGAACATCTGTAACACACTAAAGACAGATGAAGCCTGCACAGCTTCCCACTCTACAGATGTACAAAAGGAAGTGCTGCAAATACAGTTCCACACTTTTGTCTCaatcagaaaacaaacattggCTCGGCCCTGCAAGAGTGTAAGAAATCCTTTAGTGCTATTGAAGGCATAAGTTCAAAGACACAAACCCCCTCTCCAGCTTCATTAATTATAAAGTTTCCAGGGCCAGGTGATTATTCCAAGGGAGCTTTGACACTGCAAAGGCAGAGAATGCCTGAGAAACCCTGCAGCCCCAGATAAAAGCACCTCAGAAGTCTGCACTTGCTGTGACATCTCCCTCCAGGATAAAcacagctccttctcctcctcctcataaAAAATGCACATTCTTCAGTGCAGCCAAGGTTCCAACACCAGGAGAAGAGTTCTGGAACAGACTTCTAAGTTCTCTCAGGGCATCTGCAATgagagaaagggggaaagacaaagcacacacacaccaacACAGGGAAGTAACTCAGCAATTCCCCTGCTGCAGATGCTACTTCAGATTACATTAGTTCAAATTTTTAGATGAATGAAGCTGATGAATGAATTCTCCCTGAATGAAGCTGCTTATTACAGGTATTAGAAATTGATAAAACTGTAGGATTATAGCTGCTAATTAAGCAAATGGATCATCTTCAGTCTTGCTCTTCCCCTCTGCCAACATGAACTGCCAAATATCTCTGAAGGGATATGAAAGAGCATATCAGAAACAAGGCAAAATGTCTCCTGAACTGCTGAAAACACCAACAGCATGATGCAACACTCACTAACTAATCTGACAAATCAGGAAATACAATACCACTTGCAAGCTAtcatttgaaaaatgaaattggtGGCCTCACTGAAGGCTGTGAGGGATCCTTAAGGGTTCTGGCATATCTCACACAGCCAGTGCATCTAAAGGTTCATCTGCAAAGAGGAAACAGTTTGGTGCATTCTGCTGTTCAGATTTTATCAAAATGCCCCACGCCCAACAAGTCCTTACTTGAGATCTGAACAGACAGGGAGGATGTTCCAAAACCACCCatggacagctctgcagaggatcCAAGGCCAGTGCTGGATgatcacagccctgctccagctgggggcAGTTCAGCACCTCATTACCAAGGCTGCACAATGAGAATCCAGAATGGATTTGAAGGTTTTACCCTCATGCAAGGAACTCCACAGAAAGCCAAAACACAAGGACTTTTGGATTGGAACATTTCTAAACTGTGGGATGCAGAGGTGCATGCCCAAGTGCAGTCCCAGTCTGCAGCCAGGCACCCCCCTGGCTGAACTCACCTGTCTGACACAATGGTTGGGCTCTGTGTACATGTGGTGCTTTTAAATTCCTGTCCCTTGACAGCATTAAGCTGCTCTAAGACAAGGTGAAGCTGATGAAAAGGAACAGGAAACTTATGGACATGGAATGTCCTCATCCCAAGGTTTGCCTGCACAAAGACCATAAAGACTCAGCCACAGGAGAACAGCAGAGaccccaaaagaaaacaagtccATAGGAAAGAAGTCCTGTTCACTCACTAACAACTTACTTCTCTCAAGGAAATACTGaatattttccccaaaagaGGTCACAGATGTATTTTGATGCAGCAGTTCCATTGGACTGTCCAGATTCAACCCAGGCTGGCACCAGCTCACAAGGCAGCTGAAATGTAGATGAACCTCACCTGCTTGTGGGTTCTCCTCCCACCCAGtctcatttctatttttcttttccaagagcCACATCCAGAATTCAGCCACTCATTCCTCAGCTATCCTGCAGTACTTCAAGCACCCTGTACAGCAAAATAAAGACACCAGATACTACACAAATTGGAAAGGGCAGAAGCTACAAGAACCAggaaatattaagaaattacACTAAGGGCAAATTAACTGGAAAAAATGCAGACAGCCTAAAGGAAAGAGGAATTTTATTCCCTGTTCCTTGAAGAGCATAGCTATGCTGTGATGGAAAAGGTGTTGATCCAAGTTCCTGATGAGAAGGGAATATAAAGCACAAGAGTCACTTTGTGTATTTGTATAAACAAGAAAAGAGGTGTTCGCCATTCTGATTTATTTCAATGCTTTTACACGtataaaatatactttaaatacataaaaactaggaaatgttttgcttttaaaaaataccctCAACTTTGTGAGTGAGCACAATAGCTGTGATGCAGGTCTCTGACCTATGGAAAGCTGACTAAAATGTTTGTGGTGTAACACCCCTCATCAGAGCAAGCATGTAGACACGAGTTCCTTTTCCTCAACTCCCTCCTGCTGACTCAGCTCCAAGTGGGACACATGGCCTCTCACTCAAGCTCCAAGCCCAGCTGGATACAGGCACCTTCCCAGTCACAGTTTGGAAGCACATAAGGAAACCAGCATTCCAATTCCACAAGGAACATTATTCCTGGTGTTCAAATCGTCTCACTATCTTTGCACTCTCTTTTTTCAGTTCCTCAATGTGAGCATTTAGGCACTCCAGGATGTGCTGGGATCTCACTTCTTCATCTTCCAGGTATCGTGCAGCAATGGATCCCACAGAAGCTGTAGGCAAGGGGCACTAAAGGGAAACAAAGGGATTATCAGGCATTCCTTCATTCCAAGTTTTGGCCAGAAACACCACTGATCTGCAAACCACACCACTGAACATGCTCCTAGAGGGCTCATTTCCATCTTAGTGGCCAGACTAAGCACTCAGATCTCCCATTTGTATCACAGATCACATCCCTCCCAACAGCCAGCAATGATTGCTGCACGAAGCCAAGACTGCAAAAAAATCACTACTAAAACATCACAACTAGAGAAGGTCACTCTAGAATATCAAGGAGTTTGCCCTGGGTGTTGGTGCAATATCATCCTGCTCCTTgtttccataaaaatcccagTGAATGGGAGCACCTCAGAGTTTGGgttcagaaaagggaaaacactgCCAGACTGTTTTTTCTACCACATATTCCACACTGGGAATatctctgctttctttcatACACCTCCTCTTCTTCCCCAAAGTAACAGGCTCCTGGTACAATCCCACAGGCAAGTACAGGCCAAACTCCCATTGCAGCTCACAGAACAGCACTTCAGTCCAGCCAGCAATGGTCAACAAACTACTCCAGATTCTTTCCTTTACAGTCAACAACTATTCCTGCTCCTCACATCACTTACCCACAAGTTATTAACTTACAAAAACAACACTGTAAACCAGGCTTAATGTACAAGTTGATGAAGAGAAGCCTCGTGCACAGGGGCTGGCACGTGAAATATTAAGGTTACTAAGGGGCTGCTTTCCATTACAGACAAGTTGTCTCAGTGTCTTGGCAAGAGAAAATAACTGGTTATTTCCAAATCCTGGAGTCTTGTGGTTTTCAGGTCCTGTCAACAACCAGGAACAAAGGGAAACAGAAAAGGCTACAGACAACAAGCAAATCTCTCGCACCCCACTACTGCCTACTGATGAGAGTTCTGCTCTCTCAGTGCTAAAGGAATTGATTTAAAGACACTGAGCCAGTGGGAGCCTGACCCAGTCAACACCCGGAGAAATATCTGCATTTCCTTAGAAATCTTATTTCTACCTCTcagaataaaaagcagcccaTTCTCTTCTATTAAACATCAAGCCCTAGAGCTTCTCAGACCCCGAAGTGAAACTGTTCACACTTTGGGTCCAATCGTGCAACCTGAAGAGTTTTCATTTACAATACTGCAGTTCTCTAAGTTCCCAACACTGTTTTCTGGGTATGTGCACAAGCTATTTTCGTCTTGAAAAATCAAGACCTGTTCTTGGTCATAAACTTCATCACAGACATGACAAGCCTCAACTTATCTGTGCATTAGCCTTTGAGCCTCTTCTCTGGACTATAAAAAGATAGCTAATAGTTTAATAGTTGTCACTGCTACCAAAGCaaaaacagaggagaaactGCTCTGAACACTGCTAGGGCAACACATCTGGAACAAGGACCAGTGCTCAGCATTCTCCCCTCCCTAAACATGACAGGAAGAATTGATTCAGTGCAAATTTTCTATATCTTGGTCAAGTGCTTCAGCAACTGAGCTGAGCTAGGACAGAGAAAGTGCTAACACTGCTCCTGATGAAAAAAGTACCATCAGCAACTGGGAGAAAGAGCAGGCTCCCCTTGTGCAGTGAAGCAGGGATTTCAGGCTTTGTCATCTGTAAGCATAAGCAGCTTTAAGTTCAGTGTGCTGACTGCTGCAGCCTGTTTGAAAAGGGGTAAAACTCACCCTGTGCTTTACAGATGTGCAGCAACCAGCCACCCAGAGACTGTGAAATACTGACATACTCAGCACTCCACATCCACTCTGAGCCTCTACTACAGACCCAAGCCAAAAGCTGAAGCAGAATTCTGAGGGGACACAAGCAGGTCCTGGTACACACTGAGGTACAGCACCATGAGCTCCTGGAATTAACTGAGcaagcacacaaacacaaagctCCTCTCCAAGGAGCTCTGAAGAGCCTCTATATGGATCCTCCTGGCCAAGTCTTAACCATTCAGCAGTGGCTTTCCTTCCCTGTTTAACATTTGATTTACTTAGAGGATCACACACAACATGCAGTTAGGTCATGCATTCCAATGCCTGTCCCTTTTTGCCAGATAAGAACCCAGCTCTATTTTCAGCTGTTGAGCAGCAAGTAGCTCCTTTACAACTGCTTACCAAAACCACAGATTCTCTGTGATGATTTAAGGCAGGCTGCTTAGATGCCTCCTCTGCAAAATCTTTGTTTTCATGCACGTGAAGCACAGACTCCATTCCCAGCCAGGCACATGACTCCTTGCAgttcttgctgctgctctgggagggtgGCTCACCCATCTCGGGGGTCACAGCTCCTGTTTCAGCAGCCTCACACCTTTGGGAGTGCCTGTGATGATGCTGAGCAGTCCTGTCAGGCTGGAGATGTGTGCTCCCTGCGTGTTCATCCTGCTCGTGCTGTGCTTCCCTGGAAGGCAGGTTTGAGCACAGAACTGAGTTTGTCTCTTAGCAGCTGAACTCCAGCAAAAACTCACACAGAAGCAACAATTAACATAAACGTTACTAACAGCCCTGGCAATCCAAACTTGTTTCCATAGCACTTCCAGACACACATTCAGTCAGTCCCCGTggaattctctctctctcttctgctACTGTAGATACCAAAACCCACAGCCTGCACATCCTAGCAGAGCAACAGAAAGGAacacagctgcctgggccacATCTAATCCTGTCACCAAAAACAGCAGAGACTGCTGCTCCAGAGAGAAGCAAAGGCAGACAAAAGACAAacagtgctggctctgcagaacACAAACCAGCTGGGACTCAAAGCTACTGCACTGCTTAAGGCATAAAGGCAGATTCCCAACCAGTCCTTGTGTTCTCCCAGACACACGATGCACTGGAGAGACACCCAGCATGCCATTAAACCCCACACATCCcctgctctccttccccctgaggaagcagcatccctggggtcACTCACCTGTGCTGTACATCCCTGGGCTCTCTGCCTTGCCCCTGCTGAGCCATGCCCTCAGgttcacctgggcacacctgtgcAGTGACCCCCAGTTTCGCCCTGGTCTCTGCGAGGTCCTTCCGCAGCTGCTGGTTCTCAGCTATTAATTTCTGGAGCTCAGCAGTGTAGTCCTCCCTGAGGGCTCTCAGGGTGCCATCACCCCCCTAACAGACAAAGAAGGACAGAAGTCAGAAGTTCTGGTTTGCAAGACACCACAGTCACATCCAGAGCAAAGGCCAGCAAGAGATTCTTTAAGGCATATCCCTTAACCTCATTTTGACTGGCAAAACCTTCAAGACTTTCCTaggagaaaattaattatatatatgcCTTACTGGGCCTGCATCCAGACTCACTGTGCTTATCTGCTTGGGATGGTCAGTCTCTCTCACCACTGGATTccttttaaaacaggaaaacataGACCTAGGATAGTTCAGATGTACCTGCCTCTGGCCTTTCTGAACCTCTGAACAACTTGCTTCTTCCCATCATCTTCTGTTTACTAGGCCAGGTGAGTATAATTTCCACTGCTTCTACCCCTGTGACATTCCCACTTGCTTTTTGCCAATTCTATTAAATTTAGATGCTTAATTAATTCTCATCAGCTCAGTATCTAAGGCTTTCCCAAATGTGCATTAGGACTGCCAGGCCAAGATCCAGCTCCTGTGCCTTGGGgctgtggggcttttttttaaggaagatttcctgcttttcacacTGCTGGCACATTTTTGGGAATTCACACACGCAAAAGCCACCAGGCACTTTTCAAGCAGAAAGTAATGGGCCTTAAGTTATTTCAGTTTCAAACCAGCCCTCCAGAAAGCTGTGCTTTTAATCCATCTCACCAGCCACAAGCTTTTGTTCAGCACTTTGCCAGGAACTTGGCACATTTGACAATCACCCCAAACTAATACTAAGAGGTGAGTATTTCCTTCCCAGAGATCTAACAGGATAAAAGCTCTGACATACTCTCATGAGGTTCTCAGCTGTCTGAATCCAGCCCTTGCCCCCTACAGGGAAGCAGCCATTC includes:
- the KY gene encoding kyphoscoliosis peptidase, which translates into the protein MGTMDFKTDASAVTINLLLIVRPEEAASKEKGQREGQTEGGRGAGSKGDGNGNSRSQPPQGTGLNGRRGPTDPCEQTPPITAGPDKGTQVTVEIHHEDTSPQLIKRLSLGKGSQRLRGHNNKGFQKTEAPRPPGAKDLHAYPWDKSSLKSMPVDLQQLEKLDAYALKVNVTNSVEELVKALLKQARTDLEKVRAIWMWICHHIEYDVVGYHNKSQLSSKPRDVLQMGKSICEGYAELFEHMCSLAGIQCKKLSGHAKGHGYKTGQTFTGESDHAWNAVYLEGRWHLLDSTWGSGSVDDSFTKFTHRYNEFYFLTHPALFINNHFPDNSNWQLLKPTLTLKEFENNMLHNSNFYTLGLLAARPDTPIIQTVNGKASVSVDCRSGTLFMFKLKGTDEHGLMTLKRHGMELDIYPQQTGSHKLEIFAKPSKAEAADDVYKCVLEYVVECESVDKAMCFPKELHQPVGPSWFSERQGFLRPSHSQPILHTNDGRCSLTFTLSKDISVLTSLHTDGSSSLSEDMGRRHVLQIHRRNQIELKVHLPHAGNFVLKIYSKKKSDPGNYDYIFNYLIRCLNTEVKWPAFPQSYSKWLQDYEILEPLSGLLPANRNVQFKLKMHGVAKVLVQAENTYPMTQNKGCWEGTCNTSGCREVFVMVHENANHSFYSHVLKYEVETQ